The proteins below are encoded in one region of Streptomyces marianii:
- a CDS encoding zinc-dependent metalloprotease has translation MSDTPFGFGLPPEEPENGDEGKKKDPAGGGQGSGGQGGPANPFGFGFPGGPGGDNPFAAMFGSLNPTDLGAAFQQLGQMLSYEGGPVNWDMAKQIARQTVSQGTQGGTKDSSVGPGERAAVEEAVRLADLWLDGATSLPSGAGSAVAWSRAEWVEATLPAWQQLVDPVAERVGVAMGDVLPEEMQAMAGPLIGMMRSMGGAMFGQQIGQAIGVLAGEVVGSTDIGLPLGPAGKAALLPLNIEAFGRDLGVPKDEIRLYLALREAAHQRLFAHVPWLRSHLFGAVEGYARGIKVDTSKLEDVVGQFDPAHPEQVQEALQQGMFQPEETPEQKAALARLETALALVEGWVDAVVHDAAKNRLTSAGALRETLRRRRASGGPAEQTFATLIGLQLRPRRLRDASRLWASLTDARGMDGRDGLWAHPDMLPTATDLDDPDGFVHREQLDFSELDKMLGEAAEGRDGDDTDK, from the coding sequence GTGAGTGACACCCCATTCGGATTCGGCCTTCCGCCGGAGGAGCCGGAGAACGGCGACGAGGGCAAGAAGAAGGACCCCGCCGGAGGTGGGCAGGGCTCCGGCGGCCAGGGCGGCCCGGCCAACCCCTTCGGGTTCGGGTTCCCGGGCGGCCCGGGCGGTGACAATCCGTTCGCCGCGATGTTCGGCTCGCTGAACCCGACCGACCTCGGAGCGGCCTTCCAGCAGCTCGGCCAGATGCTGAGCTACGAGGGCGGTCCGGTGAACTGGGACATGGCGAAGCAGATCGCCCGCCAGACGGTCTCCCAGGGCACGCAGGGGGGCACGAAGGACTCCAGCGTCGGCCCCGGTGAGCGTGCCGCGGTCGAGGAGGCCGTACGCCTCGCCGATCTGTGGCTCGACGGTGCGACGTCCCTGCCCTCCGGCGCCGGCAGCGCCGTGGCGTGGAGCCGCGCGGAGTGGGTCGAGGCGACGCTTCCGGCGTGGCAGCAGCTCGTCGACCCCGTCGCCGAGCGCGTCGGCGTCGCCATGGGCGATGTGCTGCCCGAGGAGATGCAGGCCATGGCCGGACCGCTGATCGGCATGATGCGCTCCATGGGCGGCGCCATGTTCGGCCAGCAGATCGGCCAGGCCATCGGCGTGCTGGCGGGCGAGGTCGTGGGCTCGACGGACATCGGCCTGCCGCTGGGTCCGGCCGGGAAGGCCGCGCTCCTCCCGCTGAACATCGAGGCGTTCGGCAGGGACCTGGGCGTCCCCAAGGACGAGATCCGGCTGTACCTGGCGCTGCGCGAGGCCGCCCACCAGCGGCTCTTCGCCCACGTTCCGTGGCTGCGCTCGCACCTCTTCGGCGCGGTCGAGGGGTACGCACGCGGGATCAAGGTCGACACGTCCAAGCTCGAGGACGTGGTGGGGCAGTTCGACCCCGCGCACCCCGAGCAGGTGCAGGAGGCCCTCCAGCAGGGCATGTTCCAGCCGGAGGAGACCCCCGAGCAGAAGGCCGCGCTGGCCCGTCTCGAGACCGCGCTCGCTCTGGTGGAGGGGTGGGTGGACGCCGTGGTGCACGACGCGGCCAAGAACAGGCTGACGTCGGCGGGCGCCCTGCGCGAGACCCTTCGCCGGCGCCGCGCCTCGGGCGGCCCCGCCGAGCAGACGTTCGCCACGCTCATCGGGCTCCAGCTGCGTCCGCGCCGGCTGCGGGACGCCTCCCGGCTGTGGGCTTCGCTCACCGACGCCCGCGGCATGGACGGCCGCGACGGCCTCTGGGCGCACCCGGACATGCTGCCGACGGCCACCGACCTCGATGATCCGGACGGGTTCGTCCACCGTGAGCAGCTCGACTTCTCGGAGCTCGACAAGATGCTCGGCGAGGCGGCCGAGGGCCGGGACGGGGACGACACCGACAAGTGA
- a CDS encoding AIM24 family protein, translated as MNQQLAGFAPTPVVARMENHGSTMLKVAMASGQDLFARAGSMVAYEGFVQYEPNPAAVRQVAGQWVTGEGTPIMKCSGDGLLYLADYGADVVVVNLDNDSISVNGTNLLAFDAHLQWGVERVKGLAKFAGQGLWNVTVAGTGWVAITSRGTPIVVDCGRGEDETYVDPDALVAWSPNLKVKGKRSFKASSLIGRGSGEAYQMAFSGQGMVVVQPSEDSTDRLRVRG; from the coding sequence ATGAACCAGCAACTCGCGGGCTTTGCCCCGACACCCGTGGTGGCCCGGATGGAGAACCACGGCAGCACGATGCTCAAGGTCGCGATGGCCTCGGGCCAGGACCTGTTCGCGCGTGCCGGCTCGATGGTCGCCTACGAGGGCTTCGTCCAGTACGAGCCGAACCCGGCCGCCGTACGGCAGGTCGCCGGCCAGTGGGTCACCGGCGAGGGCACGCCCATCATGAAGTGTTCCGGTGACGGGCTGCTCTACCTCGCCGACTACGGCGCGGACGTCGTGGTCGTCAACCTCGACAACGACTCGATCTCGGTCAACGGCACCAACCTGCTCGCCTTCGACGCGCATCTGCAGTGGGGCGTCGAGCGGGTCAAGGGCCTCGCCAAGTTCGCAGGCCAGGGGCTGTGGAACGTCACGGTCGCGGGCACCGGATGGGTCGCGATCACCTCGCGCGGCACACCGATCGTCGTCGACTGCGGCCGCGGCGAGGACGAGACCTACGTCGACCCGGACGCCCTCGTCGCCTGGTCGCCGAACCTGAAGGTGAAGGGCAAGCGCAGCTTCAAGGCCTCCTCCCTCATCGGGCGGGGCAGCGGGGAGGCCTACCAGATGGCCTTCTCGGGCCAGGGCATGGTCGTCGTACAGCCGAGTGAGGACAGCACCGACCGACTGCGGGTCCGGGGCTGA
- a CDS encoding UPF0182 family membrane protein, which translates to MPDRGGGPTGPRIRVGRPSRRVRTLLMTLGVLAVLAMAFVMFAGFWTDWLWYRSVKYSSVFTTTLWTKIGLFAVFGLLMAAAVGLNIWLAHRLRPPLSAMSLEQQSLDRYRMGIAPYKKWVLLGVTALVGLIAGASASSQWRTWLMWVNGVPFGQKDPQFGMDVAFYAFDLPWYRFLLGFGFAAAVLSLIAAVLTHYLYGGLRVTSPGARATAAATGHLSVLLGFFVALKAVAYWLDRYGLAVKSSDFKAAGNWTGLRYVDANAYLPAKTILFCIAVICAVLFFATLWRRTWQLPVIGFGLMVLSAILIGGLYPAIVQKFQVQPNEQAKESPYIKKNIDATRKAYGIDAAKSENYGGKGDRKRKAEQREQAATAASYRLVDSNIVSPAFQQLQQERKYYQFPATLDVDRYTGPDGKPQDTVIGLRELNIKGIPKRNWINDHFTYTHGYGAIAAKGTNTITNEDQGTVGAPDFIESGLPTEGQLGTYEQRVYYGEKTEQYSIVGGPQKELDYEKNGEVTTSFKGKSGVDLSGPFNRAAYAVAFSEPQILYSGAIGDGSRILYNRTPKERVEAVAPWLTIDGDAYPAVVDGRIKWVVDAYTTTNGYPYASRTTLGDTTADSLTDSQRAVVAQQNQVNYIRNSVKATVDAYDGTVDLYQWDTEDPVLKTWMKAFPDTVKAKNEIAPDLLAHLRYPQDMFKVQRELLTRYHVTDPEQFYTGSDAWQVPNDPTQKDGSAVPPYYLSLKMPGEQEQKFSLTTTFTPSGRPNLGAFMAVDADANSKGYGSIRLLRVTSTVQGPSQVQSELNSVPEVATFVRDLRGTDSEIDYGNLLTVPLDGGFLYVEPVYARGGAANYPLLKKVAVSYGGKPVFKDSLAEALNAVFGVEGAEPPPTTQPPTEPGDTTPQPPATGSAALKQAIADAQKAYEAGQEALKKNDWTAYGKAQADLQAALERAAAAQSQAPGAPSGKPGG; encoded by the coding sequence ATGCCGGACCGCGGCGGAGGCCCGACAGGGCCACGGATCAGAGTGGGCCGGCCGTCCCGGCGCGTACGGACGCTGCTGATGACGCTCGGCGTGCTGGCCGTGCTCGCCATGGCCTTTGTCATGTTCGCCGGGTTCTGGACCGACTGGCTCTGGTACCGCTCGGTGAAGTACTCGTCGGTGTTCACCACGACCCTCTGGACCAAGATCGGTCTGTTCGCGGTCTTCGGCCTGCTGATGGCCGCCGCGGTCGGGTTGAACATCTGGCTGGCGCACCGGCTGCGGCCGCCGCTGAGCGCGATGTCGCTCGAGCAGCAGAGCCTCGACCGGTACCGGATGGGCATCGCTCCGTACAAGAAGTGGGTGCTCCTCGGGGTCACCGCGCTCGTCGGGCTGATCGCCGGAGCGTCCGCGTCCTCCCAGTGGCGCACGTGGCTGATGTGGGTCAACGGCGTGCCGTTCGGCCAGAAGGACCCCCAGTTCGGGATGGACGTGGCGTTCTACGCCTTCGACCTCCCCTGGTACCGGTTCCTGCTGGGCTTCGGCTTCGCCGCGGCCGTGCTCTCCCTGATCGCCGCGGTCCTCACCCACTACCTCTACGGCGGGCTGCGCGTCACCAGCCCCGGGGCGCGGGCCACCGCAGCGGCCACCGGCCATCTGTCGGTGCTGCTCGGCTTCTTCGTCGCGCTCAAGGCCGTGGCGTACTGGCTGGACCGCTACGGCCTGGCCGTGAAGTCCAGTGACTTCAAGGCCGCGGGCAACTGGACGGGCCTGCGGTACGTGGACGCGAACGCGTATCTGCCCGCGAAGACGATCCTGTTCTGCATCGCCGTCATCTGCGCCGTGCTGTTCTTCGCGACGCTGTGGCGGCGTACCTGGCAGCTGCCGGTGATCGGCTTCGGGCTGATGGTGCTCTCGGCCATCCTCATCGGCGGCCTGTACCCGGCCATCGTGCAGAAGTTCCAGGTCCAGCCGAACGAGCAGGCCAAGGAATCCCCGTACATCAAGAAGAACATCGATGCCACGCGCAAGGCCTACGGCATCGACGCGGCGAAGTCCGAGAACTACGGGGGCAAGGGCGACCGGAAGCGGAAGGCCGAGCAGCGCGAGCAGGCCGCCACGGCCGCAAGCTACCGGCTCGTCGACTCGAACATCGTCTCGCCCGCCTTCCAGCAGCTCCAGCAGGAGCGTAAGTACTACCAGTTCCCGGCGACCCTCGACGTGGACCGGTACACCGGCCCCGACGGCAAGCCGCAGGACACGGTCATCGGTCTGCGCGAGCTCAACATCAAGGGCATTCCCAAGCGCAACTGGATCAACGACCACTTCACCTACACCCACGGCTACGGCGCGATCGCGGCCAAGGGCACGAACACGATCACCAACGAGGACCAGGGCACGGTCGGCGCCCCGGACTTCATCGAGTCCGGCCTGCCCACCGAGGGCCAGCTCGGCACGTACGAGCAGCGGGTCTACTACGGCGAGAAGACCGAGCAGTACTCGATCGTCGGCGGCCCGCAGAAGGAACTGGACTACGAGAAGAACGGTGAGGTGACCACCAGCTTCAAGGGCAAGAGCGGGGTCGACCTTTCCGGGCCGTTCAACCGGGCCGCGTACGCGGTGGCGTTCAGCGAGCCGCAGATCCTCTACTCCGGGGCGATCGGCGACGGTTCGCGGATCCTCTACAACCGCACGCCCAAGGAGCGCGTCGAGGCGGTGGCCCCGTGGCTCACCATCGACGGGGACGCCTATCCGGCGGTGGTCGACGGCCGTATCAAGTGGGTCGTCGACGCCTACACCACGACGAACGGGTACCCCTACGCGTCGCGCACGACGCTCGGGGACACCACGGCCGACTCGCTGACCGACAGCCAGCGGGCCGTCGTCGCGCAGCAGAACCAGGTGAACTACATCCGCAACTCGGTGAAGGCCACCGTCGACGCCTACGACGGCACGGTCGACCTGTACCAGTGGGACACCGAGGACCCGGTCCTGAAGACCTGGATGAAGGCCTTCCCGGACACGGTCAAGGCGAAGAACGAGATCGCGCCGGACCTGCTGGCCCACCTCCGGTACCCGCAGGACATGTTCAAGGTCCAGCGCGAGCTGCTCACGCGGTACCACGTGACCGACCCCGAGCAGTTCTACACGGGCAGTGACGCCTGGCAGGTGCCGAACGACCCGACGCAGAAGGACGGCAGCGCGGTCCCGCCGTACTACCTGAGCCTGAAGATGCCGGGCGAGCAGGAGCAGAAGTTCTCGCTGACGACGACGTTCACGCCCAGCGGACGCCCCAACCTGGGCGCGTTCATGGCCGTCGACGCCGACGCGAACAGCAAGGGGTACGGCTCGATCAGACTGTTGAGGGTGACCTCGACCGTGCAGGGCCCCTCGCAGGTGCAGAGCGAGCTCAACAGTGTTCCGGAGGTCGCGACGTTCGTCCGTGACCTGCGGGGCACCGACTCCGAGATCGACTACGGCAACCTGCTCACGGTCCCGCTGGACGGAGGCTTCCTGTACGTCGAGCCGGTGTACGCCCGAGGCGGTGCCGCCAACTACCCGCTGCTGAAGAAGGTGGCGGTGTCCTACGGCGGCAAGCCGGTCTTCAAGGACAGCCTGGCGGAGGCGCTGAACGCGGTGTTCGGAGTGGAGGGCGCCGAGCCGCCGCCCACGACGCAGCCGCCGACGGAGCCCGGTGACACCACACCCCAGCCGCCGGCGACGGGCAGCGCGGCGCTGAAGCAGGCCATCGCGGACGCCCAGAAGGCGTACGAGGCGGGCCAGGAGGCGCTCAAGAAGAACGACTGGACGGCGTACGGCAAGGCCCAGGCGGATCTCCAGGCGGCGCTCGAACGGGCGGCGGCGGCACAGTCGCAGGCCCCCGGCGCACCGTCGGGTAAACCCGGAGGCTGA
- a CDS encoding NUDIX hydrolase: MSLYHDAVRVLEEYDGGEALRRTYLDHLANHPDGMWKACDAGHLTASALVVDPAQERVLLTLHRKLGMWLQMGGHCEPGDATLADAALREATEESGIPGLTLLPGGPVTLDRHAIPAPCHWHLDVQYAALAAPGAAPAISDESLDLRWFGYEEVASVADASVVRLLERTRARL, from the coding sequence GTGAGCCTGTACCACGACGCCGTCCGTGTACTCGAGGAGTACGACGGCGGGGAAGCGCTGCGCCGGACGTACCTGGACCATCTGGCGAACCATCCCGACGGCATGTGGAAGGCGTGCGACGCCGGCCATCTCACGGCCAGCGCTCTGGTCGTGGACCCGGCGCAGGAGCGGGTGCTGCTGACCCTGCACAGGAAGCTGGGCATGTGGCTCCAGATGGGCGGCCACTGCGAGCCGGGGGACGCCACGCTCGCGGACGCGGCACTGCGCGAGGCGACCGAGGAGTCGGGCATCCCCGGGCTGACCCTGCTGCCGGGCGGCCCCGTGACGCTGGACCGGCATGCGATCCCGGCGCCGTGCCACTGGCACCTGGACGTGCAGTACGCGGCGCTGGCGGCGCCCGGCGCGGCTCCGGCGATCAGTGACGAGTCGCTCGATCTGCGGTGGTTCGGCTACGAGGAGGTGGCGAGCGTCGCCGACGCGTCGGTCGTACGCCTCCTGGAGCGGACCCGGGCCCGGCTCTGA
- a CDS encoding molybdenum cofactor biosynthesis protein MoaE — protein MGRTNDHPGEQAAEDPIRLLAIRDTPLSVDEVFRAVGDAAAGGTALFVGTVRNHDGGADVDALGYSCHPTAGAEMRRVAEKVVAEHPVRALAAVHRVGDLEIGDLAVVVAVSCPHRGEAFEACRKLIDDLKHEVPIWKHQQFSDGTEEWVGA, from the coding sequence ATGGGACGCACGAACGATCACCCGGGCGAGCAGGCGGCGGAGGACCCGATCCGGCTGCTGGCGATCAGGGACACCCCGCTCTCCGTCGACGAGGTGTTCCGCGCCGTGGGCGACGCGGCTGCCGGTGGCACGGCGCTCTTCGTGGGCACGGTGCGCAACCACGACGGCGGCGCGGACGTCGACGCGCTGGGCTATTCGTGCCACCCCACCGCCGGGGCCGAGATGCGCCGTGTCGCGGAGAAGGTCGTCGCCGAACACCCCGTCCGGGCCCTGGCGGCCGTCCACCGCGTCGGCGACCTGGAGATCGGGGACCTGGCCGTGGTCGTCGCCGTCTCGTGCCCGCACCGGGGGGAGGCGTTCGAGGCGTGCCGGAAGCTGATCGACGACCTCAAGCACGAGGTCCCGATCTGGAAGCACCAGCAGTTCTCGGACGGCACGGAGGAGTGGGTCGGCGCGTAA
- a CDS encoding AIM24 family protein, whose product MQSPLFSHAEQQSQERYVVQNPQLLRVALTGHDDILARKGAMVAYQGLIDFDGEYESRNQRDARTRTGEGLDLMRCSGQGTVYFANLAQYVHVVDVDQDGMTVDSAYVLALDSTLHTEVIAVDSQYGISGSGKYQLNISGRGKVALMTSGQPLMMQVTPDKYVNVDADAIVAWSSSLRVQMQAQTHSTGVWRRRGSTGEGWELSFLGQGFALVQPSEVLPPQHAQVGQGARAQFGMGQHGSHSQNQNNVWN is encoded by the coding sequence ATGCAGAGCCCGCTTTTCAGCCACGCGGAACAGCAGTCCCAGGAGCGCTACGTCGTCCAGAACCCGCAGCTCCTGCGGGTCGCGCTCACCGGACACGACGACATCCTCGCCCGCAAGGGCGCGATGGTCGCCTACCAGGGACTGATCGACTTCGACGGCGAGTACGAGTCGAGGAACCAGCGCGACGCCCGTACGCGCACCGGCGAGGGCCTCGACCTGATGCGCTGCTCGGGGCAGGGCACGGTCTACTTCGCCAACCTCGCCCAGTACGTCCACGTGGTGGACGTCGATCAGGACGGCATGACGGTCGACAGCGCCTACGTGCTGGCGCTGGACTCCACGCTGCACACGGAGGTCATCGCCGTGGACAGCCAGTACGGCATCTCCGGTTCCGGGAAGTACCAGCTCAACATCTCGGGGCGGGGCAAGGTCGCGCTGATGACCTCGGGACAGCCGCTCATGATGCAGGTCACCCCGGACAAGTACGTCAACGTGGACGCCGACGCGATCGTCGCCTGGTCGTCCTCGCTGCGGGTGCAGATGCAGGCTCAGACCCACTCCACCGGCGTCTGGCGGCGGCGGGGCAGCACGGGGGAGGGCTGGGAACTGAGCTTCCTCGGCCAGGGGTTCGCCCTCGTCCAGCCCAGTGAGGTCCTGCCGCCGCAGCACGCCCAGGTCGGTCAGGGTGCTCGGGCCCAGTTCGGTATGGGCCAGCACGGGTCCCACAGCCAGAACCAGAACAACGTCTGGAACTGA
- a CDS encoding PPA1309 family protein has product MSNVSPGGPPMAASPLTRAVLEIDEYASGLGWDQPARLFALVDTAQLRTQEPGLAAQLGLDDGDAAAPLTPVEQDEIPSGAPLDEFLGTIAWPDAVAGCALTVERLMLPPSAETSVPEGLDEAGLAQWVAAHPDRQEVRMTVAVLRDGARESALRLREKDSATEVLTGADLVPGLADALSATFEA; this is encoded by the coding sequence ATGTCCAACGTTTCCCCCGGCGGCCCCCCGATGGCCGCGAGCCCGCTGACCCGCGCGGTGCTCGAAATCGACGAGTACGCGTCCGGCCTCGGCTGGGACCAGCCGGCCCGGCTCTTCGCCCTCGTCGACACCGCACAGCTGCGCACCCAGGAGCCGGGCCTCGCCGCCCAGCTCGGTCTCGACGACGGGGACGCGGCCGCTCCGCTGACCCCGGTCGAGCAGGACGAGATCCCCTCGGGCGCCCCGCTCGACGAGTTCCTCGGAACGATCGCCTGGCCCGACGCAGTGGCGGGATGCGCACTCACCGTGGAGCGACTGATGCTGCCGCCGTCGGCGGAGACCTCCGTCCCCGAGGGACTCGACGAGGCGGGCCTGGCCCAGTGGGTGGCCGCGCATCCGGACCGCCAGGAAGTCCGGATGACCGTGGCGGTGCTGCGGGACGGCGCCCGTGAGTCGGCACTGCGGCTGCGGGAGAAGGACTCCGCAACCGAGGTGCTGACCGGTGCGGACCTGGTGCCGGGGCTGGCGGACGCCCTCTCGGCCACGTTCGAGGCGTAG
- a CDS encoding SDR family oxidoreductase, whose amino-acid sequence MSSPDPQVRATRNPSTPVTGRGPVVAVTGAASGVGDLLTRRLVASDDIGRVIAIDERRGDVPEAHWHVLDVRDPAIAEKFRGADVVVHLALDLDLETDTAARTAYNVRGTQTVLTAAAAAGVHRVVLCTSAMVYGALPDNDVPLSEDAELRATAEATGVGDLLEIERLGRRAPRAHPGLNVTVARPAVLVGGTDTALTRYFESPRLLVVAGSRPTWQFCHVEDLVSALEYAALEKVDGEFAVGCDGWLEQEEIEELSGIRRMELPSAVALGAAARLHRIGLTPSPAGDLAYTMHPWVVSVGRLHDAGWRPQWTNEEVLAALLEEVQGRHTVAGRRLGRKDATAAAGAAGATVALLGTAALVRRARKRRGL is encoded by the coding sequence GTGAGTTCCCCAGATCCGCAGGTTCGCGCTACGCGAAACCCCTCGACCCCGGTCACGGGACGCGGCCCCGTGGTCGCGGTGACCGGCGCCGCCTCCGGCGTCGGTGACCTGCTGACCAGGCGCCTCGTCGCGTCGGACGACATCGGCCGGGTCATCGCGATCGACGAGCGCCGGGGCGACGTGCCCGAGGCGCACTGGCACGTCCTGGACGTGCGTGATCCGGCGATCGCCGAGAAGTTCCGCGGCGCCGACGTCGTCGTGCACCTGGCGCTCGACCTGGACCTCGAGACCGACACGGCGGCACGGACCGCGTACAACGTACGCGGTACCCAGACCGTGCTCACGGCCGCCGCGGCCGCGGGCGTCCACCGGGTCGTGCTGTGCACCTCGGCGATGGTCTACGGGGCGCTGCCCGACAACGACGTCCCGCTCTCGGAGGACGCGGAGCTGCGCGCCACGGCGGAGGCCACGGGGGTCGGCGACCTCCTGGAGATCGAGCGCCTGGGCCGCCGCGCCCCCCGCGCGCATCCCGGCCTGAACGTCACGGTCGCCAGGCCCGCCGTGCTGGTCGGCGGCACCGACACGGCGCTCACCCGCTACTTCGAGTCGCCGAGGCTCCTCGTCGTCGCAGGATCCCGCCCCACCTGGCAGTTCTGCCATGTCGAGGACCTGGTGAGCGCGCTGGAGTACGCCGCCCTGGAGAAGGTCGACGGGGAGTTCGCGGTCGGCTGCGACGGCTGGCTGGAGCAGGAGGAGATCGAGGAGCTCAGCGGCATCCGGCGCATGGAGCTGCCCTCGGCGGTCGCCCTCGGGGCCGCGGCGCGGCTGCACCGGATCGGCCTCACCCCCTCGCCGGCGGGCGACCTCGCGTACACCATGCATCCGTGGGTCGTCAGCGTCGGCAGGCTGCACGACGCCGGCTGGCGTCCCCAGTGGACCAACGAGGAGGTGCTCGCCGCGCTGCTGGAGGAGGTCCAGGGCAGGCACACCGTCGCGGGCCGCCGTCTCGGCCGCAAGGACGCCACCGCCGCGGCGGGCGCCGCGGGCGCGACCGTCGCCCTGCTGGGCACGGCGGCCCTGGTACGCCGCGCCCGCAAGCGCCGGGGGCTCTAG
- a CDS encoding YlbL family protein, with amino-acid sequence MPRRTATMLASTLVLIVLLCVGVLMTPPYSEMTPGPTVNTLGDSGGEPVLQISGRKTHPTSGHLNMTTVRVTGADYRMNLAEVVYGWLAHDNVVVPHETLYPDGKTEEQSNQENAEEFSQSQESAKVAALRELGIPVESRVVVSSVRKDSPAQGTLHAGDVIKAVDGTPVKKPDDVSKAVVKHEPGDKVTFTIVPAKEAAAAEKAGKEPTGSQDVQVGTVRSKQAKRTIVGITAGTDHTFPFAIDIKLADVGGPSAGLMFALGIVDKLTPTDLTGGKFIAGTGTIDDRGVVGPIGGIEMKLVGARNAGAEYFLTPSDNCAAAASDIPEGLTLVRVKTIDDATKSLEKIRSGRTAGLPSCSKS; translated from the coding sequence ATGCCACGCCGCACAGCGACGATGCTCGCCTCCACCCTGGTCCTCATCGTGCTGCTCTGCGTAGGCGTGCTCATGACCCCGCCCTACTCGGAGATGACACCCGGTCCCACCGTGAACACCCTCGGTGACTCCGGTGGCGAGCCGGTGCTGCAGATCTCCGGCCGCAAGACCCATCCGACCTCCGGACACCTCAACATGACGACGGTCCGGGTCACGGGCGCGGACTACCGGATGAACCTGGCCGAGGTCGTATACGGCTGGCTGGCCCATGACAACGTCGTGGTGCCGCACGAGACGCTCTATCCGGACGGCAAGACCGAGGAGCAGTCGAACCAGGAGAACGCGGAGGAGTTCAGCCAGTCCCAGGAGAGCGCCAAGGTCGCGGCCCTGCGCGAGCTGGGGATCCCGGTGGAGTCCCGTGTCGTCGTCTCCTCGGTCCGCAAGGACAGCCCGGCGCAGGGCACGCTGCACGCGGGCGATGTGATCAAGGCCGTCGACGGCACGCCGGTGAAGAAGCCGGACGACGTCTCCAAAGCCGTCGTCAAGCACGAACCCGGCGACAAGGTGACCTTCACGATCGTCCCGGCCAAGGAGGCGGCCGCGGCCGAGAAGGCCGGCAAGGAGCCGACGGGATCCCAGGACGTGCAGGTCGGAACGGTGCGTTCGAAGCAGGCCAAGCGCACGATCGTGGGCATCACGGCCGGTACGGACCACACCTTCCCCTTCGCCATCGACATCAAGCTGGCGGACGTGGGCGGCCCGAGCGCCGGGCTGATGTTCGCGCTCGGCATCGTCGACAAGCTCACCCCGACCGACCTCACGGGGGGCAAGTTCATCGCCGGCACGGGCACGATCGACGACCGGGGCGTGGTCGGCCCCATCGGCGGCATCGAGATGAAGCTCGTCGGTGCGCGGAACGCGGGTGCGGAGTACTTCCTGACGCCCAGCGACAACTGCGCCGCGGCCGCCTCTGACATCCCCGAGGGTCTGACGCTGGTCAGGGTGAAGACCATCGACGACGCGACGAAGTCCCTGGAGAAGATCCGCAGCGGGAGGACCGCCGGTCTGCCCAGTTGCTCCAAGAGCTGA